One segment of Arthrobacter sp. MMS18-M83 DNA contains the following:
- a CDS encoding AAA family ATPase translates to MRIHRLEIEAFGPFAGVQSIDFDQLGAQGLFLLNGATGAGKTSVLDAICFALYGSVPGARQDGKRLRSDHAEPAAEPRVVCEFSARGRRFEVTRSPAWDRPSARGRKGFTTQQAKTLLRERVNGSWEEKSSRNDEAGSEIGDVLGMDREQFTRVVMLPQGDFAAFLRSKASDRLDLLQKLFGTQRFEAIEQQLALQANAARAEVEGNQNGLHLLLQRVESEFAQLGIEEPVEPDVHDIVSGAATPELRLGHLEAWSRAESLERQQSATFADAARLQLADKLNSARERVQRHAKLDAATRRNEALAARAAEVQEFRDRLGRHRKAAVLGGQLDAVDRAAKALDLAASKAESARAKLLAASLDASDPAAALARIRETMAVLEARVADEQKLDHIAGRLVGLNAAAKHRDTAKESRSLSLVALRAEAASLETGLGPLEVAALELPLRESEAAAAQNTVKTVARHAAALESLSAAVKRHALARALSQDLRQLWLDLRESRLANAAAELAAKLHDGEACPVCGSAEHPSPASAGLTALALAEEEQSAHERYDESEHDLLQASAELASAEQEVAVLAAQGGGIDPKEAAFTEALAKDALASARLAVDGLKRGKESLARVMERISRLEEEQLRDDTVAAQDESALTLLSEQRESLDTLLSGLRDGFETLRGRIEALTRQRELLQSAVTAGAQLEGAREALDDASVALQHALSANHFETAEDARRDMLDEQHAARLDEAVRASETESARLAELFESEDLALAAKEARIGDVPLAAVELAALEGEAGQAEEAARRLALAAGLAARTLTSLATIRAQYEAASASGREPRERARALSELAETARGSGDNGYKMSLNSYVLAARLEQVAAAASERLVAMSDGRYTLQHTDAKAARGAKSGLGLEVVDEWTGQRRDTATLSGGESFMASLALALGLADVVQQEAGGVDIETLFVDEGFGSLDEQSLEQVMDALEGLRDGGRVVGLVSHVAEMKQRISSQLQVIKSRNGSTVRIVDAAAA, encoded by the coding sequence GTGAGAATCCACCGCCTTGAGATCGAGGCTTTCGGTCCGTTTGCCGGGGTTCAGTCGATCGACTTCGATCAGCTGGGCGCCCAGGGTCTGTTCCTCCTGAACGGTGCTACCGGCGCCGGCAAGACGAGCGTGCTCGACGCCATCTGCTTCGCCTTGTACGGTTCGGTGCCCGGCGCCCGCCAAGACGGCAAACGCTTGCGGAGCGACCACGCGGAACCGGCTGCAGAGCCCCGCGTTGTCTGCGAATTCTCCGCCCGCGGCAGGCGCTTCGAAGTCACCCGCTCCCCGGCGTGGGACAGGCCCAGTGCCCGTGGACGCAAAGGCTTCACTACGCAGCAGGCCAAGACCCTCTTGCGCGAACGGGTCAATGGTTCGTGGGAAGAGAAGAGTTCCCGCAACGACGAAGCCGGTTCGGAAATAGGTGATGTCCTCGGGATGGACCGGGAGCAGTTCACCAGGGTAGTCATGCTCCCGCAGGGAGACTTCGCGGCCTTCCTACGCTCTAAAGCTTCCGACCGGCTGGATCTGCTGCAGAAACTCTTCGGCACCCAGCGCTTTGAAGCCATCGAGCAACAGTTGGCACTCCAGGCAAACGCTGCGCGCGCTGAAGTGGAAGGCAACCAGAACGGTCTTCACTTGCTCTTGCAGCGGGTCGAATCGGAGTTCGCGCAACTGGGTATTGAAGAGCCAGTGGAGCCGGATGTCCATGACATCGTGTCCGGCGCGGCCACACCCGAACTCAGGCTCGGGCACTTGGAAGCATGGTCGCGGGCCGAATCGCTGGAGCGGCAACAGTCTGCCACCTTCGCCGACGCCGCCAGGCTTCAGCTGGCAGATAAGCTCAACTCTGCCCGGGAGCGGGTTCAACGGCACGCGAAGCTCGACGCCGCCACGCGCCGCAACGAAGCACTCGCTGCACGCGCGGCCGAAGTCCAGGAATTCCGCGACCGTCTTGGACGTCACCGGAAGGCCGCCGTTCTCGGCGGCCAGCTCGACGCCGTCGACCGCGCTGCGAAGGCACTGGACCTGGCGGCCTCGAAGGCCGAGTCGGCTAGGGCCAAACTCCTTGCGGCCTCCCTGGACGCAAGCGATCCCGCCGCGGCCCTGGCAAGGATTCGGGAAACCATGGCGGTCCTGGAAGCCCGGGTTGCGGACGAGCAAAAGCTCGACCACATTGCTGGCCGGCTTGTCGGACTCAATGCTGCAGCAAAGCATCGGGATACCGCCAAGGAATCAAGGTCCCTAAGCTTGGTGGCGCTTCGCGCGGAGGCAGCCTCCTTGGAAACCGGCCTCGGCCCACTGGAAGTGGCAGCCTTGGAACTGCCCCTGCGCGAAAGTGAAGCCGCGGCAGCGCAGAACACCGTCAAGACCGTGGCGCGTCACGCAGCTGCCCTCGAATCCCTCTCCGCGGCGGTAAAGCGGCACGCGTTGGCCCGCGCTCTTTCCCAGGACCTCCGACAACTCTGGTTGGATCTCCGCGAATCCCGCTTGGCCAACGCCGCCGCAGAGCTCGCAGCAAAGCTGCATGACGGTGAAGCATGCCCTGTCTGCGGAAGCGCTGAGCACCCTTCGCCAGCGTCAGCCGGATTGACGGCATTAGCCCTCGCCGAGGAAGAGCAATCCGCCCACGAACGGTATGACGAGAGCGAGCACGACCTGCTCCAGGCGTCGGCCGAGCTCGCGTCCGCCGAGCAGGAGGTCGCTGTGCTGGCCGCCCAGGGCGGAGGCATCGATCCAAAGGAAGCTGCTTTCACCGAGGCCTTGGCCAAAGACGCGCTCGCCTCGGCACGGCTCGCCGTCGACGGACTCAAGAGAGGCAAGGAAAGCCTCGCCCGTGTGATGGAGCGGATTTCCCGCTTGGAAGAAGAGCAACTCCGGGATGACACGGTTGCGGCCCAGGACGAGTCGGCCCTGACCCTGCTGAGCGAACAACGCGAGTCCCTGGACACCCTGCTTTCCGGGCTTCGTGACGGCTTCGAGACGCTCCGTGGCAGGATCGAGGCACTGACCAGGCAACGCGAGCTCCTCCAGTCCGCCGTCACCGCGGGCGCCCAGTTGGAAGGCGCCCGGGAGGCCTTGGACGATGCTTCGGTGGCCTTGCAACATGCCCTGTCGGCGAACCATTTCGAGACAGCTGAGGATGCCCGGCGAGACATGCTCGACGAACAGCACGCCGCCCGCTTAGACGAAGCCGTCAGGGCTTCCGAGACCGAGAGTGCCCGTCTCGCGGAGCTTTTTGAGTCCGAGGACCTTGCGCTTGCTGCCAAGGAAGCCCGAATCGGCGATGTGCCCTTGGCCGCCGTCGAGCTGGCCGCCCTCGAAGGGGAGGCCGGTCAAGCGGAAGAAGCGGCGCGCCGTCTTGCCCTTGCTGCGGGGCTCGCAGCCCGGACCCTGACGAGCTTGGCAACGATCCGTGCGCAGTATGAAGCAGCGTCGGCCTCGGGACGGGAGCCCCGCGAACGCGCCCGGGCGCTCAGCGAACTCGCCGAAACTGCCAGGGGGTCGGGCGACAATGGCTACAAAATGAGCCTCAACAGCTATGTTCTGGCCGCGCGGCTCGAACAAGTCGCAGCAGCGGCGTCGGAGCGCCTTGTTGCCATGAGCGATGGCCGCTACACCCTTCAGCACACGGACGCCAAGGCAGCTAGGGGCGCGAAATCCGGGCTAGGCCTGGAAGTCGTGGATGAATGGACGGGACAGCGGCGGGACACCGCCACCCTTTCCGGCGGGGAATCCTTCATGGCCTCGCTCGCCTTGGCCCTGGGGCTCGCGGATGTTGTCCAGCAAGAGGCCGGCGGCGTAGACATCGAGACCTTGTTCGTGGATGAGGGCTTCGGGAGCCTCGACGAGCAGTCCCTGGAACAGGTGATGGACGCGCTGGAAGGATTGCGCGACGGCGGCAGGGTAGTCGGGCTCGTCAGCCACGTTGCCGAAATGAAGCAGAGAATCAGCAGCCAGCTCCAGGTGATCAAGAGTCGCAACGGCTCCACCGTGCGAATCGTCGACGCCGCAGCCGCGTAG
- a CDS encoding MFS transporter: MNSFPQNSAGNTALAPAPSQPARQRRSRLPGRFARLPELAGRDFLPLGLFARLPLAMLTVGTLTLVTAVSHSYAIGGLAAGAVGIGSAVGAPVLGSLADRAGQRPVLLVAAAVNAVTVIALLVAAYLTPDFNAPTDAIAILVTAFLAGASCPQVGPMARVRWMALTTRNLPARNEGPGASGKIAGSGSVAASRADLDTALSYEGTADEITFVLGPALVGILASLVAPWLPLALAAVLTATLVPAFAVHPSQLAVVPAKRKARGAVGSAPEGQRSRVRSLAWLKVAVPVLAMVCMGTFFGATQNALSAFSAQFATAEIAGLMYSVMGLSSAVAALSVAYWPQRFGLAIRWVVAAAAMTAFSLLLFLPAGIWPMAMVLLVLGIPVGPVMVTVFSIGGVVAPAGRMATVMTALASGIVAGTALGAYLAGQLAQIQGSGAAFVVSTAASGALLVLGVVAGLFLRRRPSTQQ; the protein is encoded by the coding sequence ATGAACTCCTTTCCACAAAACTCCGCGGGTAACACCGCGCTCGCGCCTGCCCCGTCGCAGCCTGCCCGCCAGCGCCGTTCGCGCCTGCCTGGCCGCTTCGCGCGCCTGCCCGAACTTGCCGGCCGAGACTTCCTGCCGTTGGGACTCTTCGCGAGGCTGCCCCTCGCCATGCTGACCGTTGGCACCTTGACCCTCGTCACGGCCGTCAGCCATTCTTACGCCATCGGCGGCCTGGCCGCCGGCGCCGTGGGTATCGGGTCAGCCGTGGGCGCGCCGGTGCTCGGCTCGCTCGCTGACCGGGCAGGCCAACGCCCGGTCCTGCTGGTAGCCGCGGCCGTCAACGCGGTCACAGTCATTGCACTGCTCGTTGCCGCCTACCTGACGCCGGATTTCAACGCACCCACGGACGCGATCGCCATTCTAGTGACGGCCTTCCTTGCTGGAGCGAGTTGCCCGCAGGTGGGTCCCATGGCCCGTGTCCGCTGGATGGCCCTGACCACAAGGAACCTGCCCGCGCGGAACGAGGGCCCGGGAGCTAGTGGGAAGATCGCCGGTTCGGGCAGTGTGGCGGCGAGCCGCGCAGACCTGGATACTGCCCTGTCCTACGAGGGAACCGCTGACGAAATCACTTTCGTCCTGGGGCCGGCGCTGGTCGGCATTTTGGCGAGCCTCGTAGCTCCTTGGCTGCCGCTGGCATTGGCTGCGGTCCTCACTGCCACTCTGGTACCTGCTTTCGCCGTGCATCCTTCGCAATTAGCCGTGGTGCCGGCAAAGCGCAAGGCACGGGGCGCCGTCGGGAGCGCTCCTGAAGGACAGAGATCACGCGTCCGTTCTCTGGCCTGGTTGAAAGTGGCCGTTCCGGTATTGGCCATGGTCTGCATGGGAACATTTTTCGGTGCCACGCAGAATGCGTTGAGTGCTTTTTCCGCCCAATTCGCCACTGCCGAAATCGCGGGACTGATGTACTCCGTCATGGGCCTGAGCTCCGCCGTCGCCGCTCTATCTGTTGCCTACTGGCCGCAGCGCTTTGGGCTGGCGATCCGCTGGGTGGTCGCCGCGGCGGCGATGACAGCGTTCTCCCTGTTGTTGTTCCTCCCGGCCGGGATCTGGCCTATGGCCATGGTTCTGCTAGTGCTGGGAATTCCGGTGGGACCCGTCATGGTGACGGTCTTCAGCATCGGAGGAGTCGTGGCCCCAGCCGGCCGCATGGCAACGGTCATGACCGCCCTGGCGAGCGGGATCGTGGCCGGTACGGCCTTGGGCGCCTATCTTGCCGGCCAGTTGGCACAGATCCAAGGTTCAGGCGCCGCCTTTGTGGTGTCTACCGCCGCTTCGGGTGCGCTTCTGGTGCTCGGCGTCGTGGCGGGACTTTTCCTTCGGCGCAGGCCAAGCACCCAACAATAA
- a CDS encoding IclR family transcriptional regulator, giving the protein MSPSATKKPQETTATVSPSQTLSRGIQALEILAAAERPLTIAELAGALGVHRSVAYRILRTLEDHSLLVRDDGGRVQPGPGLAVLARGVSRDLQTAALPELTQLANTLNMTAFVAVWDHLDCVTLVTVEPRHSAATLAQHPGTRHPVNTGAPGIAIQSTMSEDEWATRAPGLPYRPEATEARRLGYAASHDEVIAGLSSLAAPIKVPGGRPAAIAVVYIRREQDQAAVGEALAASAARIESQLA; this is encoded by the coding sequence ATGTCGCCCAGTGCCACTAAAAAACCGCAGGAAACGACGGCGACCGTTTCGCCGTCGCAGACTCTCTCCCGCGGAATCCAAGCCCTGGAAATCCTGGCCGCCGCCGAACGTCCCTTGACCATTGCCGAACTCGCCGGCGCCCTGGGCGTTCATCGCTCGGTGGCCTACCGGATCCTGCGCACGCTGGAGGACCACTCCCTTTTGGTCCGCGACGACGGCGGTCGGGTTCAGCCCGGCCCCGGCCTGGCAGTGCTGGCGCGGGGCGTCTCCCGCGATCTCCAGACGGCCGCCCTCCCGGAGCTGACCCAGCTTGCCAATACCCTGAACATGACGGCCTTCGTGGCGGTCTGGGACCATCTTGATTGCGTCACGCTGGTCACCGTGGAGCCACGCCACTCGGCCGCGACCCTGGCACAACACCCGGGGACCCGCCACCCCGTGAACACCGGTGCGCCTGGAATCGCCATCCAGTCCACCATGAGCGAGGACGAATGGGCCACCCGCGCCCCGGGCTTGCCCTATCGGCCGGAGGCAACCGAAGCGCGCCGGCTCGGCTATGCTGCAAGCCACGACGAGGTCATCGCAGGATTGTCATCCCTGGCCGCTCCCATCAAGGTGCCCGGCGGGCGGCCCGCGGCGATCGCCGTCGTCTACATCCGCCGCGAACAGGACCAAGCCGCCGTCGGGGAGGCACTGGCCGCGAGCGCAGCTCGGATAGAGTCGCAACTGGCATGA
- a CDS encoding flavin reductase family protein gives MIAKSSQNAEPGRLGRTSRPRAHHFRGSLGRFATGVAIVTFDGATKRHGITVNSFTAVSMEPPLVLVSIARTAKAHDELAGRSFSVNILGAEQQDLALHFAGRRGPEPRWVEGGTAPRLSNVLAYFECTPWAAYDGGDHTLYVGEVVDFNYRNGDALAFANSSFTTIPESQLGMEDLL, from the coding sequence ATGATTGCCAAGTCCAGCCAGAATGCGGAGCCAGGCCGACTGGGCCGCACTTCGCGGCCGCGGGCACATCACTTCCGTGGCAGCCTGGGCCGATTTGCCACAGGCGTGGCCATCGTAACGTTTGACGGCGCCACCAAGCGGCACGGGATTACCGTGAATTCCTTCACCGCGGTGTCCATGGAGCCACCGCTGGTCCTTGTCAGCATCGCCCGCACCGCTAAAGCCCACGACGAGCTTGCCGGGCGGTCCTTCAGTGTCAACATCCTGGGGGCGGAGCAACAGGACCTCGCGCTGCACTTTGCGGGCCGTCGCGGGCCCGAGCCCCGCTGGGTCGAAGGCGGCACGGCGCCGCGCCTATCCAATGTCCTGGCCTACTTCGAGTGCACGCCATGGGCTGCCTACGACGGTGGTGACCACACCCTTTACGTTGGCGAAGTGGTCGACTTCAACTACCGCAACGGCGATGCGCTCGCCTTCGCCAACAGCTCTTTCACCACGATTCCGGAAAGCCAATTGGGAATGGAGGATCTTCTGTAG
- the hpaB gene encoding 4-hydroxyphenylacetate 3-monooxygenase, oxygenase component: MGIRTGQQYLDKLNSMNPHVLIDGEMVTEKIADHPSFRNVARTYAKLFDMQHEPKYAEALTYESPTTGDRVSTSFLVPRSKEDLEHRHAAIRTWAEYSHGFLGRTGDYMNGALTALAAAEKWFAQADPMFGENMRKYYEHCRENDLLATHTLIPPQVNRSVSGSEQLGGQLSARVVEEREDGIVVHGARMLATIAPIADELLVFPSTLLRATPEDAPYSYAFALPNDAPGMRYLCRTSLYNGGSTHDEPLASRFEEMDAVVVFDHVFVPNERIFMLGHPELCNAFYSETGAGALMTHQVVTRTIAKSEFFLGLASEIAASIGIDGFQHIQEDLAELIETVEIEKALMVAAEAQAAPSPDGVFLPHWPTLNAARNWYPKVAQRFPAIIRKFSASGLMALPGEADVASEALPDIEMYLQAKTLTGPERVRLFKLAFDASISSFAGRQALYEYFFFGDPVRMAGALVNSYDREPVRARVREFLERED; encoded by the coding sequence ATGGGAATCCGGACCGGACAGCAGTACTTGGACAAGCTCAACTCGATGAACCCCCACGTCCTGATCGACGGCGAAATGGTCACCGAGAAGATCGCCGACCACCCGTCATTCAGGAACGTGGCCCGCACGTACGCGAAGCTCTTCGACATGCAGCATGAACCGAAGTATGCGGAAGCACTCACCTACGAATCTCCGACAACGGGGGATCGCGTCAGTACTTCGTTCCTGGTGCCGCGGAGCAAAGAGGACCTTGAACACCGGCATGCGGCCATCCGCACCTGGGCGGAGTACTCCCATGGATTCCTGGGCCGGACCGGTGACTACATGAACGGAGCGCTCACGGCGCTCGCAGCCGCGGAAAAGTGGTTCGCCCAGGCCGATCCGATGTTTGGCGAGAACATGCGCAAGTACTACGAGCATTGCCGCGAGAACGATCTCCTGGCCACGCACACCCTGATTCCGCCCCAGGTCAACCGTTCCGTGTCCGGGTCCGAACAGCTCGGTGGCCAACTCTCGGCCAGGGTGGTGGAGGAACGGGAAGATGGGATCGTGGTGCATGGCGCGCGCATGCTAGCCACGATCGCGCCGATTGCCGACGAACTCCTCGTGTTTCCCTCGACGCTCCTCCGAGCAACGCCGGAAGACGCCCCCTACTCCTACGCCTTCGCCCTCCCGAATGACGCGCCGGGCATGCGCTACCTGTGCCGGACCTCTCTCTACAACGGCGGAAGCACCCACGATGAACCCCTCGCCAGCCGCTTCGAGGAGATGGACGCCGTCGTGGTTTTCGATCATGTGTTCGTCCCCAACGAGCGCATCTTCATGCTTGGTCATCCCGAACTCTGCAACGCCTTCTATTCCGAGACGGGCGCCGGCGCCCTCATGACCCACCAAGTGGTCACGCGGACCATCGCCAAGAGCGAGTTCTTCCTTGGCCTTGCGTCCGAGATCGCGGCGTCCATTGGGATCGACGGTTTCCAGCACATCCAGGAAGACCTCGCGGAGCTGATCGAAACTGTTGAAATCGAAAAGGCCCTCATGGTGGCCGCGGAGGCGCAGGCCGCCCCAAGTCCGGATGGCGTGTTTCTCCCGCATTGGCCCACGTTGAACGCCGCGCGCAACTGGTACCCCAAGGTTGCCCAGCGATTCCCGGCAATCATCCGCAAGTTCTCGGCGTCCGGCCTTATGGCGCTACCGGGCGAGGCGGACGTGGCCAGCGAGGCGTTGCCGGACATAGAAATGTACCTGCAGGCGAAGACCCTGACTGGCCCGGAGCGCGTCCGCCTCTTCAAACTGGCCTTCGACGCGAGCATTTCCTCGTTCGCCGGGCGCCAGGCCTTGTATGAATACTTCTTCTTCGGTGACCCTGTCCGCATGGCGGGCGCCCTCGTGAACAGCTACGATCGCGAGCCGGTCCGCGCCCGGGTGCGTGAGTTCCTCGAGCGGGAAGACTGA
- a CDS encoding phosphoribosyltransferase, whose amino-acid sequence MGMPFKDRADAGRRLAAGLPQLRKRPDTILLGLARGGVPVAAAAAVELYQPYGAVLVRKLGIPGREETAFGALAWSNGRIVRIINRPLAERMRWHGITQGSLDAVEARERGELLRRVKTYPGISFDLSGKTVVLVDDGLATGATMRAAVEAVRAGGPATVVAAVPVSSLEAQASISRVCDFMICLHTPGKFHAVGAFYEHFEQLTDDDAVRLLEQAG is encoded by the coding sequence ATGGGCATGCCCTTCAAGGACCGTGCGGACGCCGGACGCCGGCTGGCAGCCGGGCTTCCGCAACTCCGGAAACGGCCAGACACGATCCTGCTTGGCCTGGCTCGCGGCGGAGTCCCCGTAGCGGCCGCGGCCGCCGTCGAACTCTACCAACCGTACGGCGCTGTCCTAGTGCGAAAACTCGGCATCCCGGGACGTGAGGAAACCGCCTTCGGCGCCTTGGCCTGGTCCAACGGCAGAATTGTCCGAATAATCAATCGGCCCCTCGCCGAACGGATGCGGTGGCACGGAATCACCCAGGGGTCGCTTGACGCCGTGGAGGCGCGCGAGCGGGGCGAACTCCTGCGGCGCGTGAAAACCTACCCGGGTATCAGCTTCGATCTCTCGGGCAAGACGGTGGTTCTTGTCGACGATGGTCTGGCCACCGGCGCAACCATGCGCGCCGCCGTCGAGGCTGTCCGCGCCGGCGGGCCGGCGACCGTGGTGGCCGCCGTCCCCGTGTCATCCTTGGAAGCCCAAGCGTCCATCAGCCGGGTGTGCGACTTCATGATCTGCCTGCACACGCCGGGCAAATTCCACGCCGTGGGCGCGTTCTACGAGCACTTCGAACAGTTGACGGACGACGACGCCGTGCGGCTTTTGGAGCAGGCTGGTTGA
- a CDS encoding MarR family transcriptional regulator: MGRVNKPIGYWIKRLDAALEVHLDRTLARLKLSRRQWQTLNVLAEEPLSPEDLDSVLSPFWDGDTRRRETELAALVGRGLIIMVDDRISLSELGHVKHMEAQRLVEDSRRDISMGIGLDEYAMAVSVLERMTLNAERLAR; the protein is encoded by the coding sequence ATGGGCCGTGTGAACAAGCCCATCGGTTACTGGATCAAACGCCTGGATGCCGCACTGGAAGTGCATCTGGACCGCACCTTGGCGAGGTTGAAACTCAGCCGGAGGCAGTGGCAGACACTCAACGTCCTGGCGGAGGAACCTCTCAGCCCCGAAGACCTTGACAGCGTCCTCAGCCCCTTTTGGGACGGCGATACGCGTCGTCGCGAAACAGAACTGGCCGCGCTGGTAGGCCGTGGATTGATCATCATGGTGGACGATCGCATCAGCCTCAGCGAATTGGGCCACGTAAAACATATGGAAGCCCAAAGGCTCGTCGAGGACTCCCGCCGGGACATCTCGATGGGGATAGGCCTGGATGAATACGCCATGGCCGTCAGCGTGCTCGAACGGATGACCCTTAACGCGGAGCGGCTGGCCCGGTAA
- a CDS encoding alpha/beta fold hydrolase, translated as MSGRHAEEHIHTVEGTDPHIFVEIHEPTAGTDAGLRPILLLHGFSSSSKLNWADTGWITALQAAGRRVITVDLPGHGRSASPEDLDSYSPSRIRADLLQIVADAGARPLRDGDPSSGLDIIGYSLGSRLAWEFGATQPELVHRLVLGGPNKEDPLASFDLVAAQHYLADGTPIEDESTAGLLKMAQLLPSNDLFALLSLIEAIKGEPYDPAEAVPHMPVLLVAGDKDERAVTMPELASIAARAGGIVEQLLVPGRNHSNAITSRVFKDAALAFLGV; from the coding sequence ATGAGCGGCAGGCACGCAGAAGAGCACATCCATACGGTGGAAGGAACAGATCCCCATATCTTCGTGGAAATCCATGAACCCACCGCAGGGACCGACGCCGGACTGCGCCCCATCCTGCTCCTGCATGGCTTCTCTTCCTCGAGCAAACTCAACTGGGCAGACACCGGGTGGATTACCGCCCTGCAGGCCGCCGGCCGCCGCGTTATCACAGTGGACCTTCCGGGGCATGGCCGAAGCGCTTCGCCCGAGGACTTGGACTCCTACTCCCCCAGCCGGATCCGTGCGGACCTGCTCCAGATAGTGGCCGACGCCGGCGCGCGCCCCTTGCGCGACGGTGACCCTTCCAGCGGGCTCGACATCATTGGTTATTCTTTGGGCTCCCGGCTCGCTTGGGAATTCGGGGCAACCCAACCCGAACTCGTGCACCGCCTGGTGTTGGGCGGCCCGAACAAGGAAGATCCGCTGGCGTCCTTCGATCTCGTCGCTGCCCAGCACTACCTTGCGGACGGCACGCCCATCGAAGACGAATCCACCGCGGGGTTGCTCAAAATGGCGCAGCTCTTGCCGAGCAACGATTTGTTTGCGCTCTTGTCGCTGATCGAGGCGATTAAGGGCGAACCGTACGATCCCGCCGAGGCGGTGCCGCACATGCCGGTGTTGCTAGTGGCCGGTGACAAGGACGAGCGGGCCGTCACTATGCCGGAGCTCGCCTCGATCGCCGCCCGCGCAGGCGGCATAGTGGAACAATTACTCGTCCCTGGACGGAACCACAGCAACGCCATCACCAGCCGGGTGTTCAAGGACGCCGCCCTGGCGTTCCTCGGCGTCTAG
- a CDS encoding biotin/lipoyl-containing protein — translation MAEISFPLPDLGEGLIEATVLDWLVSPGDQVERNQPLVELETSKSALELPSPQAGKVIRIHGAPGDTINVGEPLVVFEVPDNTAGIVGTVPKDDAPKRRVRLSAVLDED, via the coding sequence GTGGCTGAAATCAGCTTCCCCCTGCCCGATCTTGGCGAAGGCCTCATTGAAGCGACCGTGCTGGACTGGCTCGTCTCCCCCGGCGACCAGGTGGAACGGAATCAGCCCCTCGTGGAGCTGGAAACGAGTAAGTCCGCCCTCGAGTTGCCGAGCCCGCAGGCAGGTAAAGTGATCCGTATCCACGGTGCGCCGGGCGACACTATCAACGTAGGTGAACCGCTGGTGGTGTTCGAGGTGCCGGACAATACTGCCGGCATCGTGGGCACAGTTCCGAAGGATGATGCACCCAAGCGCCGGGTCCGCCTGAGCGCCGTACTTGATGAGGACTAA
- a CDS encoding alpha-ketoacid dehydrogenase subunit beta produces the protein MSESTTATLEAGTTTESQRTHISMQQALNRALDEILSADPKTVVFGEDCGQLGGVFRITDGLQAKHGESRVFDTPLAESGILGMSVGLAMAGFHPIPEVQFDGFAYPAINQIVCQIARMNYRSRGKLPMPITLRVPSFGGIRAPEHHGESLEALFAHVPGLKVVSPSDPHDAYHLLKYAASRPDPVIFMEPKSRYWQKGDVDTSDGGTLTGARIVRPGRHLTLVAWGAMVARCLQVAELAAEDGIDVEVLDLRWLKPIDAQALATSVGKTRRAVVVHEAPLTSGLGAEVAQLITQSCFDTLKAPVERVTGFDVPYPSGDLEDEYIPNIDRILLGIQRVLEYRRG, from the coding sequence ATGTCTGAGAGCACCACCGCCACCCTCGAAGCCGGGACAACCACAGAGTCCCAGCGGACACACATCTCCATGCAGCAGGCCCTCAACCGCGCCTTGGACGAGATCCTCTCCGCCGATCCAAAGACAGTGGTCTTCGGCGAGGATTGTGGCCAATTGGGCGGAGTCTTCCGCATCACCGATGGCTTGCAGGCCAAGCACGGAGAATCCCGCGTCTTCGACACGCCGCTCGCTGAATCGGGCATCCTGGGCATGTCCGTGGGGCTCGCCATGGCTGGCTTCCACCCCATTCCGGAGGTCCAGTTCGACGGCTTCGCGTATCCCGCCATCAACCAGATCGTGTGCCAGATCGCGAGGATGAACTACCGCAGCCGGGGCAAGCTTCCGATGCCGATCACGCTCCGGGTCCCCAGCTTCGGCGGCATTCGCGCCCCCGAACATCACGGCGAAAGCCTCGAGGCGCTCTTCGCGCACGTTCCGGGCCTCAAGGTTGTCTCGCCGTCGGACCCGCATGATGCCTACCACCTGCTCAAGTACGCGGCCTCCCGGCCGGACCCGGTGATCTTCATGGAACCCAAGTCCCGGTACTGGCAAAAGGGCGACGTCGACACTTCCGACGGCGGAACCCTCACCGGCGCCCGGATTGTCCGGCCGGGCCGCCACCTGACCCTCGTGGCCTGGGGCGCGATGGTGGCTCGGTGCTTGCAGGTTGCGGAACTCGCGGCTGAGGACGGAATCGACGTCGAGGTCCTTGATCTGCGCTGGCTCAAGCCGATCGACGCCCAAGCATTGGCGACTTCCGTCGGAAAGACGCGGCGCGCCGTCGTCGTGCATGAAGCTCCGCTGACCTCCGGGCTGGGGGCCGAAGTGGCTCAACTGATCACGCAAAGCTGCTTTGACACGCTGAAGGCGCCCGTGGAGCGGGTCACCGGCTTCGACGTGCCGTATCCCTCCGGCGACCTGGAGGACGAATACATCCCGAACATTGACCGCATCCTGCTAGGGATCCAACGAGTACTGGAGTATCGACGTGGCTGA